The following are encoded together in the Hyphomicrobiales bacterium genome:
- the dapB gene encoding 4-hydroxy-tetrahydrodipicolinate reductase has product MSEMKLVVVGAAGRMGRTLIRCVCETDGCALTGAIEQAGSPDLGADAGELAGIGPIGVQLGADPLPVFAEAEGVLDFTTPEASLSFAEFAAQARIVHVIGTTGFSAEQEEEIKAAARHAVIVKSGNMSLGVNLIAGLVRQAAAALDDGFDIEVLEMHHRHKVDAPSGTALLLGNAAADGRGISPAAHAVRVRDGHSGPRGRGDIGFASLRGGSVVGEHTVIFAGQDERIELTHRAADRGIFARGALKAALWGRGKKPGLYSMADVLGLAGPQASE; this is encoded by the coding sequence ATGAGCGAGATGAAGCTGGTGGTGGTCGGCGCCGCGGGCCGCATGGGCCGGACGCTCATTCGTTGCGTTTGCGAAACGGACGGCTGCGCGCTCACGGGCGCCATCGAGCAGGCGGGCTCGCCGGATCTCGGCGCCGACGCGGGAGAACTTGCCGGAATAGGCCCGATCGGGGTCCAGCTCGGCGCCGATCCGCTGCCCGTCTTCGCCGAGGCCGAGGGGGTCCTCGACTTCACCACGCCCGAGGCGAGCCTGTCGTTCGCCGAGTTTGCCGCCCAGGCGCGCATCGTCCATGTGATCGGCACCACCGGTTTTTCGGCCGAGCAGGAAGAAGAGATCAAGGCGGCGGCGCGCCACGCGGTGATCGTCAAGTCCGGCAATATGAGCCTCGGCGTCAACCTCATCGCCGGCTTGGTCCGGCAGGCGGCAGCAGCGCTCGACGACGGCTTCGACATCGAGGTCCTGGAGATGCATCACCGCCACAAGGTCGACGCGCCTTCCGGCACCGCGCTGCTCTTAGGCAATGCGGCGGCAGACGGGCGCGGCATCAGCCCCGCGGCCCACGCGGTCAGGGTGCGCGACGGCCATTCCGGACCGCGGGGGAGGGGCGATATCGGTTTTGCCAGCTTGCGCGGCGGCTCGGTGGTCGGTGAGCACACGGTGATCTTCGCCGGCCAGGACGAACGAATCGAGCTGACGCACCGCGCCGCCGACCGGGGCATCTTCGCCCGCGGCGCGCTCAAGGCGGCACTGTGGGGGCGCGGCAAGAAGCCCGGACTCTACTCCATGGCCGATGTGCTAGGACTGGCCGGGCCGCAGGCCAGCGAATAG
- a CDS encoding 2,3-bisphosphoglycerate-dependent phosphoglycerate mutase, with protein MERLLVLVRHGQSEWNLKNLFTGWRDVGLSEQGVAEAMDAGKKLQKLGMKFDRAYTSALSRAQVTLDLMLKEIGQPDLETRRDQALNERDYGDLVGLNKDDARKKWGAEQVHKWRRSYDMAPPGGESLKDTAARVLPYYLRNILPDVLSGKRILVSAHGNSLRALVMVLDRLSEKEVTELNLDTGVPMIYRLNADSTVASKEILKD; from the coding sequence ATGGAGCGGCTTCTCGTCCTCGTGCGCCACGGCCAGAGCGAGTGGAACCTGAAGAATCTGTTCACCGGCTGGCGCGATGTCGGCCTGAGCGAGCAGGGCGTTGCGGAGGCCATGGATGCGGGCAAGAAGCTGCAGAAGCTGGGGATGAAATTCGACCGCGCCTATACCAGCGCGCTTTCCCGCGCCCAGGTGACGCTCGATCTGATGCTCAAGGAGATCGGCCAGCCGGACCTGGAGACCCGCCGCGACCAGGCGCTGAACGAGCGCGACTATGGCGACCTTGTCGGCCTGAACAAAGACGATGCGCGCAAGAAATGGGGCGCCGAGCAGGTGCACAAATGGCGCCGCTCCTACGACATGGCGCCGCCCGGCGGCGAAAGCCTGAAGGACACCGCCGCGCGCGTGCTTCCCTACTATCTGCGGAACATCCTGCCCGACGTGCTTTCCGGCAAGCGCATTCTGGTCTCGGCCCACGGCAATTCCCTGCGGGCGCTGGTCATGGTGCTCGACCGGCTGTCCGAAAAAGAAGTGACCGAGCTCAATCTCGACACCGGCGTGCCGATGATCTACCGGCTCAACGCCGATTCCACCGTCGCGTCCAAAGAGATACTGAAAGACTGA
- a CDS encoding NAD(P)H-dependent oxidoreductase has translation MPVKILFLAGSTREGSFNRRLARAAAAEARAQGGDVTHIELTDHDLPIYNADLEASKGLPETAVKLKDLFKSHRAIFIASPEYNAGVTPLLKNTLDWVSRKGTDEAGLQAFRGNVFAISSASPGMFAGMRSLLMLRQILMVGTGALVIPEQVAIAHARDAFAEDGSLTGERAAQMLKAQIARLIEVAGKLYP, from the coding sequence TTGCCTGTCAAAATCCTCTTTCTCGCCGGCAGCACCCGGGAAGGCTCGTTCAATAGGCGGCTTGCCCGCGCCGCGGCAGCAGAGGCGCGCGCCCAAGGCGGCGACGTGACGCATATCGAGCTGACCGATCACGATCTGCCGATTTACAATGCGGACCTTGAAGCGTCGAAGGGGCTGCCGGAAACCGCGGTGAAGCTGAAGGACCTGTTCAAGTCCCACCGCGCCATCTTCATCGCCTCTCCGGAATACAATGCCGGCGTCACGCCGCTCCTGAAGAACACCCTCGACTGGGTCTCGCGCAAGGGCACGGACGAGGCTGGGCTTCAAGCGTTTCGCGGCAATGTCTTTGCCATCTCTTCCGCCTCCCCCGGCATGTTCGCCGGCATGCGCTCCCTGCTGATGCTGCGCCAGATCCTCATGGTCGGCACCGGCGCGCTGGTCATCCCCGAACAGGTCGCCATCGCCCACGCGCGCGACGCCTTTGCCGAGGACGGCAGCCTCACCGGCGAGCGCGCGGCCCAAATGCTGAAAGCGCAGATCGCGCGGCTGATCGAGGTGGCGGGCAAGCTTTACCCCTGA
- a CDS encoding DUF1330 domain-containing protein, producing MKGYWIARVSVTNPERYPDYLKASVAAFGKYGARFLVRGGEFTALEGEARERNVVIEFPDYESALACYHSPEYQAAARIRQESSVGELMIVKGVE from the coding sequence ATGAAAGGTTATTGGATTGCGCGGGTCAGCGTTACGAACCCGGAAAGATACCCGGACTATCTCAAGGCCAGCGTTGCGGCGTTCGGGAAATACGGGGCCAGGTTCCTTGTCCGCGGCGGCGAATTCACCGCGCTTGAGGGAGAGGCGCGCGAGCGCAACGTGGTCATCGAGTTCCCGGATTACGAGTCCGCGCTTGCCTGCTACCACTCGCCGGAATATCAGGCTGCGGCCAGGATTCGCCAGGAGAGCTCGGTCGGCGAGCTGATGATCGTCAAGGGCGTCGAATAG
- the pyrF gene encoding orotidine-5'-phosphate decarboxylase — protein MQAPPLDPKDRLIVALDVASLAEAERLLARLGDAVGFYKIGYRLGFAGGLDLSRRLIDAGKQVFLDFKLHDIASTVKEGVASLASTGARFATVHAYPQTMQAALEGRGDSALGILAVTVLTSYDDDDLRQAGYRCTVAELARLRARQALKIGIDGLVCSPWEVSAVRALVGENMVLVTPGIRPAGVDAGDQKRIMTPAAAIAAGADYLVVGRPVVAAEDPRAAAIAIIADIAEETG, from the coding sequence ATGCAAGCACCTCCGCTTGACCCCAAGGACCGTCTGATCGTCGCCCTCGACGTGGCCAGCTTGGCCGAAGCCGAACGATTGCTCGCCCGGCTGGGTGATGCTGTCGGCTTCTACAAGATCGGCTACCGCCTCGGCTTTGCCGGCGGGCTCGATCTCTCCCGCCGCCTAATCGACGCCGGAAAGCAGGTCTTTCTCGATTTCAAGCTGCACGACATCGCCAGCACGGTGAAGGAGGGTGTGGCCAGCCTTGCTTCGACGGGCGCACGCTTTGCCACCGTCCACGCCTATCCGCAGACCATGCAGGCAGCCCTCGAAGGACGCGGCGACAGCGCCCTGGGCATCCTTGCGGTGACGGTACTCACCTCCTATGACGACGACGACCTCAGGCAGGCCGGCTACCGCTGCACCGTCGCCGAACTTGCCCGGCTGCGCGCTCGGCAGGCGCTCAAGATCGGTATTGACGGTCTGGTCTGCTCGCCATGGGAGGTTTCCGCCGTGCGCGCACTTGTCGGCGAGAACATGGTGCTGGTGACGCCCGGAATCCGCCCGGCCGGGGTCGATGCCGGCGATCAGAAGCGGATCATGACGCCGGCAGCGGCCATCGCCGCCGGGGCCGATTATTTGGTCGTCGGACGGCCGGTCGTCGCAGCGGAGGATCCGCGCGCGGCGGCGATTGCCATCATCGCGGACATCGCGGAGGAGACAGGATGA
- a CDS encoding bifunctional helix-turn-helix domain-containing protein/methylated-DNA--[protein]-cysteine S-methyltransferase, with protein MSTIASAHGARGSAVPALAGDFDPEDYRRVCGAIAYLTENRLEQPALAAVAADVGLSEAHFQRLFKRWAGLSPKEFLQALTLDHARALLRDSASVLDTALEVGLSGPGRLHDLFVAHEAMSPGEYKAGGAGLKIVYGFHPSPFGEALVMASPRGLAGLAFADSPDDRAGVLADMMRRWPKANYVEDPARTSKLAGRIFDATLWNAGEPLRVVLIGTDFEVRVWRTLLRIPLGRVTTYGDIAAHLGRPKAARAVGAAVGRNPVSFVVPCHRVLGKSGALTGYHWGLTRKRAIIGWEAGLAKGA; from the coding sequence ATGAGCACGATTGCGAGCGCGCATGGGGCGCGTGGCAGCGCCGTTCCGGCGCTGGCTGGGGATTTCGACCCGGAAGACTATAGGCGCGTATGCGGGGCCATCGCCTATCTGACCGAGAACAGGCTCGAGCAGCCGGCGCTAGCCGCCGTCGCCGCCGACGTGGGCTTGAGCGAGGCGCATTTCCAGCGCCTGTTCAAGCGTTGGGCGGGATTGAGCCCGAAAGAGTTCCTGCAGGCTCTCACCCTCGACCATGCCCGCGCATTGCTGCGCGATTCGGCAAGCGTGCTCGACACGGCCCTGGAGGTCGGGCTGTCGGGACCGGGAAGGCTGCACGACCTGTTCGTCGCTCATGAGGCCATGTCGCCGGGAGAGTACAAGGCGGGCGGCGCCGGGCTCAAGATCGTTTACGGCTTTCATCCTTCGCCGTTCGGAGAGGCGCTGGTCATGGCAAGCCCGCGCGGGCTCGCCGGCCTTGCCTTTGCCGATAGCCCGGACGACCGGGCGGGCGTCCTGGCCGACATGATGCGCCGCTGGCCGAAGGCCAACTATGTCGAAGACCCTGCGCGCACATCGAAGCTCGCCGGGCGTATCTTCGATGCCACTTTGTGGAATGCGGGCGAGCCGCTGCGGGTGGTGCTGATCGGCACCGATTTCGAGGTCCGCGTCTGGCGCACGCTGTTAAGGATTCCCCTCGGCCGCGTCACCACCTATGGCGACATCGCCGCCCATCTGGGCAGGCCGAAGGCCGCCAGGGCGGTCGGTGCCGCGGTCGGCCGCAATCCCGTTTCCTTCGTGGTGCCGTGCCACCGGGTGCTGGGCAAGAGCGGCGCGCTCACCGGTTACCACTGGGGGCTGACGCGCAAGCGCGCCATCATCGGCTGGGAGGCGGGGCTGGCGAAGGGCGCCTGA